A region of Ornithodoros turicata isolate Travis chromosome 5, ASM3712646v1, whole genome shotgun sequence DNA encodes the following proteins:
- the LOC135395611 gene encoding uncharacterized protein LOC135395611 produces the protein MKQEQHTTQLDTLVSLATNSGVAVPETDDVTEGPYSSLDDFLKFDSSLTSSTTRGKIKRFWSSFGGATVHDTATRILRLLCTDNVVANFSYQGAKGKLKFCELESWAVLRDAVRSNKRLKETTDFDIEMVVKSWLRHAKERDHKRTREEPSWSCQQCN, from the exons ATGAAACAAGAACAACATACGACCCAACTTGACACTCTGGTGTCATTAGCTACAAACTCGGGAGTGGCCGTGCCCGAGACAGATGATGTGACTGAAGGCCCCTACAGCAGTTTGGATGACTTCCTGAAGTTCGATTCATCCCTGACCTCCAGCACAACAAGAGGAAAAATA AAGCGTTTCTGGTCAAGTTTTGGAGGAGCAACAGTCCACGACACAGCCACAAGGATCCTGAGGCTGCTCTGCACAGATAATGTGGTCGCTAACTTTAGCTATCAGGGTGCGAAAGGGAAGCTCAAGTTCTGCGAACTAGAGTCTTGGGCAGTGCTGCGAG ATGCTGTCAGGTCTAACAAGCGGCTGAAGGAAACAACAGACTTTGACATCGAAATGGTTGTCAAGTCTTGGCTTCGTCATGCTAAAGAACGGGACCACAAGAGAACAAGGGAGGAGCCTTCATGGTCTTGTCAACAATGCAACTAA
- the LOC135395788 gene encoding uncharacterized protein LOC135395788, translating to MIKTERGPKMIHMSNYSFAYYLFGRRSREPRCFQSLWVDALRFMISFPFLYRVRSTVPFSFPREPCLRLQWVNAVGRQDWTPTKNSAVCSAHFRNVDFDRTSLSRVRLREGAVPVTHPSVRAQQVNPQVVVLPISVPGLGGQQLSFPQVVGLPGIPGLGEQQLSTDVCGTLGAPIAPVVGVAHPLLHIQQEVVPSSRASSEHISPAVGVTHSPVDIQQMVGPSSILGTGGQDLSADACGTMGALVDPTAQGTSCCPLDPQLSGVSTGLGLGSTSVSSEWPDTTAPSLFNEGEASPEREGQMLSTESPMGTSTCRFTHSTPSTSRHDPVVRIVL from the exons ATGATCAAGACTGAAAGAGGCCCTAAGATGATCCACATGAGCAACTACAGCTTTGCTTACTATctgtttggccgccgatcacgggaaCCGCGATGTTTTCAATCCCTGTGGGTCGATGCTCTCCGCTTCATGATCAGT TTTCCGTTTCTGTATCGTGTTCGTTCGACGGTACCATTTAGCTTTCCCCGAGAACCCTGTCTGCGATTGCAATGGGTCAACGCGGTCGGGAGGCAGGACTGGACGCCAACAAAGAACAGCGCTGTCTGTTCGGCACATTTTCGAAACGTGGACTTCGACAGAACATCGCTGTCAAGAGTCCGCTTGAGAGAAGGTGCTGTTCCGGTCACACACCCCTCGGTCCGAGCTCAGCAGGTAAATCCGCAG GTGGTGGTGCTGCCAATAAGCGTCCCTGGACTGGGAGGGCAACAGCTCTCATTTCCACAG GTGGTGGGGCTGCCGGGCATTCCAGGGCTGGGAGAGCAGCAACTCTCAACTGAT GTATGTGGAACTCTGGGTGCGCCTATTGCCCCTGTTGTAGGTGTCGCACATCCGTTGCTTCACATCCAGCAG GAGGTAGTCCCGTCCAGCAGAGCTTCAAGTGAACATATTTCTCCTGCTGTAGGTGTCACGCATTCCCCTGTTGACATTCAGCAG ATGGTGGGCCCATCAAGCATCCTAGGGACAGGAGGACAAGATCTCTCGGCTGAT GCGTGTGGAACTATGGGGGCACTTGTGGACCCCACTGCA CAGGGCACATCATGTTGTCCCCTTGATCCACAGCTCAGTGGA GTGAGCACCGGACTTGGCCTCGGTAGCACTTCAGTGTCCAGTGAATGGCCTGACACAACAGCACCA AGCTTATTCAATGAAGGTGAAGCTAGTCCCGAGAGAGAAGGGCAAATGTTGTCTACAGAGTCCCCTATG GGGACATCCACGTGCCGCTTCACCCATTCGACTCCAAGCACCAGCAGACATGACCCTGTGGTAAGGATAGTACTCTGA